The following DNA comes from Capsicum annuum cultivar UCD-10X-F1 unplaced genomic scaffold, UCD10Xv1.1 ctg1489, whole genome shotgun sequence.
TAATACTTTTATCTGAAAACTTTGGCTTATTTTCATATAATCAAAGTGGTGCTAATCTCTATTATAGTTGAACAGTTAGTTTGTGGGTGCAGGATGATCTGCAGCTTGGTTTAAGTTTGCAAGATTTGTTCAAAAAAGTGCTTATAAGGGATGTCGAGTGGGAGCTATACACACTGGTGCCACAGATGCAGGCAGCCAATTCGACCTTTAGGAGGTAATTGTCTTTGCCCAAATTGTGGTGGAGGTTTCGTTGAAGAGCTCGATGACATGACAGGTTCTAGATCAAATATTGAGGATGATCCTCATTTTGGATTGATTGATCCTTTTCCAGACCCAAGATTTGGTATAATGGATGCCCTTGCTGCGTTCATGAGGCAGAGAATGGCaggaagaaaccctaactttgaCATAAGGACAAGATCTGGCATTGTTCCAGGAAGTGGGAGGGGCTTTGGTTCTGGTCCATGGTTGATATTTCATGGCCAAACTCCTGTTAGTATGACCGAAAATGATGCATTTGAGTACTTTTTCAATGGAAGCCCAGGAATGGGGCAGCGACGAcctaattttgatgatttgatgGGGACTGGGCTGCAACAGTTAATTGAGCAGCTCAGTATGAATGATAGGCAGGGGCCTCCCCCGGCACCTCGTTCGGCAATTGATGCT
Coding sequences within:
- the LOC107875735 gene encoding probable E3 ubiquitin-protein ligase RHC1A, producing the protein MSSGSYTHWCHRCRQPIRPLGGNCLCPNCGGGFVEELDDMTGSRSNIEDDPHFGLIDPFPDPRFGIMDALAAFMRQRMAGRNPNFDIRTRSGIVPGSGRGFGSGPWLIFHGQTPVSMTENDAFEYFFNGSPGMGQRRPNFDDLMGTGLQQLIEQLSMNDRQGPPPAPRSAIDALPTVRITQRHLNTDSQCSVCQDNFELGSEARQMPCKHLYHSDCIVPWLVRHNSCPVCRLELPSRASGSAPTNWTSRTGNVSSGTNNSGGRDNSGQNQGRRNLFSFLWPFRSSNQNSGNYTERRGGSSSTTPYEENNEANYPAWRF